DNA sequence from the Armatimonadota bacterium genome:
CCAGCTCGTCCAGGGACCTGGCGGCGAGCTCCTCGGTGCCGGGTGCAGGCTCCACGGGGACAGGGGGAAGCAGGGTAAGGAGGCCATCTGCCCGGGCGCGCAGCCGTTCCAAGGCCTCCACCTGGGCCTGCTCCGCCGACTCCGGCCGCACGCTGGAGAACTCCGCCGGGGCCTCCTCGGCCTCGATGCGGTCCACGTGGAGGCTGCCCACGCTCTGGACGGTCTCCAGCACCGAGGCCAGGTGCCGCTTCGGCCCGATCACCAGCACCCGGGACATGGCCACGATCACGTGCCCGATCCCCCCAGCACACGCTCCACCACCAGGCGGACGGCGGCGTCCATCCGCTCCATGGCATGGCGGCGCAGCGTCTCCGCCTCGCTACGGGCGCGACCGACCATCTCCTCGCTGATCCGGCGGGCCTCCTCCTCGGCCCGCGCCTCGTACTCGCGGACCAGGGCGGCGGCCTCCTCCCGCGCCCGCTGCAGCACCGCCTCGGCCTCCCGCCGCGCCTCCTCAACCAGCCGGGTGGCCTCCTCCCTGGCGCGGGCCACCATCGCCTCCAGCTCGCGCTCCTTCTGCGCGATCAGGCGCAGGACATCCTCTCCGTCCCGCTCTCCTCGCCCTCGCTCAGCCATCGACACTCAAACTCCGCCTACCTCATGCCTCCCCGGGGGAAGCCTGCACTCCATCACCTGGAAGAAAGGGGGCTCTGACATCCAAAACGCCCTGGGAGACCTGCTCTCCCCGGGCGAAATCCCGCCCCATGATAACAAACCGCCGCCCCCGCCGCAAAGGCGAACGGCAAGCACGACGAAACTCCCGGCGCGGGGGGCGACCGCAGCGCAGACGGCACCCGGTCCTGCAGCGGGTTTCTCGCTTACGGCAGCAGGAGGCTGGCGGTGCGGGCGAAGACGACCAGCGGCTGCGGGTAGAGGCCGAGCAGCAGGGTGGCCGCGCCGGTGATCCAGAGGGCGGCGCGCAGGGCGCTCGGGCCGCGGATCGGCGTGGGGTCGACCGGGGGGAGCAGGTACATGGCGCGGATCACCCCCACGTAGTAGTAGAGGGAGATCACGCTGTTGACCACGCCCGCGGCCACCAGCCACAGCAGCGCGGGGCTACGCTCGATGGCGGCGGCAAAGATGTAGAACTTGGCGAAGAACCCCGCCGTGGGCGGGATCCCGGTGAGGGAGAGCATGAACAGGGCCATGAGAAAGGCCAGCCCTGGCGCCCGCTGCGAGAGCCCGGCGTAGTCCGGAATCTCGTCCGACCCCAGGTGAGCTCCGATGAGGGCGGCCACGAAGAAGGCGCCCAGGGTGAAGAACATATAGGCAAACAGGTAGACCAGCAGGCCGGTGTTGCCAAAGGGCCCGCCAAAGGCGGCCACGCCGATGAGGATGAACCCGGCGTGGGAGATGCTGGAGTAGGCCAGCATCCGCTTGATGTTGCGCTGCGGCAGCGCCAGCAGGTTCCCCAGGAACATAGAGACCGCCGAGAGCACGGCCACCAGCGTTACCACGTCCAGCCCCGAGGGGGCAATGGCCACCGCCACCACCCGCAGGAGGACGGCGAACCCCG
Encoded proteins:
- a CDS encoding V-type ATPase subunit subunit G family protein, which translates into the protein MAERGRGERDGEDVLRLIAQKERELEAMVARAREEATRLVEEARREAEAVLQRAREEAAALVREYEARAEEEARRISEEMVGRARSEAETLRRHAMERMDAAVRLVVERVLGGSGT